From a single Okeanomitos corallinicola TIOX110 genomic region:
- a CDS encoding ParM/StbA family protein gives MTDQPPVANPMNAAAIPMNRVTATPSPINNNVNKPMGGSGKNILSVDLGRTSTKTCISREPGNVAFITSNVKQMSMEQIRGGVFESKMTDPLMDLWLEYQGNGYAVGQLAADFGANLGVGQSKVEDALAKVLAAAGYFKLKDDISIIVGLPFLSLEQFEKEKAQLTSLISGPHVMNFRGETVSLNVTKVWVMPEGYGSLLWSEAQPNKVTSMPDFTKVSVGIVDIGHQTIDLLMVDNFRFARGLSQSEDFGMSSFYEMVAKEIEGADSQSLALISAVNKPKGERFYRPKGASKPTNLDDFLPNLTEQFSREICSRVLAWLPERVTDVIITGGGGEFFWEAVQRLLKEAQVNAHLAAPSRQANALGQYIYGEAQLSASRAAR, from the coding sequence ATGACAGACCAACCACCCGTAGCAAACCCAATGAATGCCGCAGCTATTCCCATGAATCGAGTAACGGCAACCCCTAGCCCCATAAATAACAATGTGAATAAGCCAATGGGGGGATCAGGGAAAAATATTCTCAGTGTTGATTTAGGAAGAACCTCCACCAAAACTTGTATTAGCCGCGAACCTGGCAATGTGGCTTTCATTACTTCCAATGTGAAACAAATGTCCATGGAACAAATACGAGGTGGCGTATTTGAGTCTAAGATGACTGATCCTCTCATGGATTTGTGGCTGGAATATCAAGGTAACGGATACGCTGTAGGTCAATTGGCTGCTGATTTTGGTGCTAATTTGGGAGTCGGCCAATCCAAGGTAGAAGATGCTTTAGCTAAAGTATTAGCAGCCGCTGGTTACTTTAAACTCAAAGACGATATTTCTATAATTGTTGGTTTGCCTTTCCTTTCTTTAGAACAATTTGAAAAAGAAAAAGCTCAGTTAACCAGTCTCATCAGCGGACCTCATGTCATGAATTTCCGTGGTGAAACTGTGTCTTTAAATGTCACCAAAGTTTGGGTAATGCCAGAAGGTTACGGTAGCTTGCTGTGGTCTGAAGCTCAACCCAATAAAGTCACCTCAATGCCTGATTTTACTAAGGTATCTGTGGGTATTGTTGATATCGGCCACCAAACCATTGACTTGCTCATGGTGGATAATTTCCGCTTTGCTAGAGGTCTTTCTCAAAGTGAAGATTTCGGGATGAGCAGTTTTTATGAAATGGTGGCTAAGGAAATTGAAGGTGCTGATAGTCAGTCTTTAGCCTTAATTTCTGCGGTGAATAAGCCCAAAGGTGAGCGTTTTTACCGTCCCAAAGGTGCAAGTAAACCTACGAACTTAGATGATTTTCTCCCTAATTTAACAGAGCAGTTTTCACGGGAAATTTGCTCTCGTGTCTTAGCCTGGCTACCAGAACGGGTAACAGATGTAATTATCACCGGTGGTGGTGGTGAGTTCTTCTGGGAAGCTGTACAGCGTCTACTCAAAGAAGCTCAGGTTAATGCCCATCTAGCTGCTCCTTCCCGTCAAGCTAATGCTTTAGGGCAGTATATTTATGGAGAGGCGCAATTGTCTGCTAGTCGCGCAGCTAGGTAA
- a CDS encoding plasmid segregation centromere-binding protein ParR: MFQWSKKVVKSVTFNPEIADESLLAQVESYLEAQPEKTFSDLCKQALWQALCVPESVRPSPNTATSPTEHQISELQRQIADLEERFFAKESNRLQTMESQILQLTQQVAQLAIMVSQGSSTQNSTSPLPTVEVVNNTVSTPDPAPQEVDPVISRLSQFLDDF, from the coding sequence ATGTTCCAATGGTCAAAAAAGGTAGTTAAATCCGTCACTTTTAACCCAGAAATTGCTGATGAGAGTTTGTTAGCACAGGTAGAAAGCTACTTGGAAGCACAACCTGAAAAGACTTTCAGTGACCTTTGTAAACAGGCTCTCTGGCAAGCTTTATGTGTACCGGAATCTGTACGACCTTCTCCAAATACAGCAACATCGCCCACTGAACACCAAATCAGTGAGTTGCAACGTCAAATAGCTGACCTTGAGGAACGTTTTTTTGCTAAGGAATCCAACCGTTTACAAACGATGGAAAGCCAGATATTGCAACTGACTCAACAAGTAGCACAACTGGCAATTATGGTCAGTCAAGGGTCTTCTACTCAGAATTCAACTTCACCATTACCAACTGTAGAGGTAGTTAATAATACTGTTTCTACCCCCGATCCCGCTCCCCAAGAAGTTGATCCTGTTATCAGCCGTCTGAGTCAATTCCTTGATGATTTCTAA
- a CDS encoding type II CAAX endopeptidase family protein, translated as MVEQQKQKPEIPNLSRTQVLVAIGATAIVLWIVAKLWLRFGNFPLFKLYWSPIHLCLGFGLGLIITILSSLAYHFFAAYRQSADYYLEMVLKPLALPDLLWLGLLPGLSEELLFRGVMLPALGANHLAVIVSSACFGVLHLSGSEQWPYVVWATIIGIILGYSTLLTGNLLVPIIAHILTNLLSSYLWKTRS; from the coding sequence GTGGTTGAACAACAAAAGCAAAAACCAGAAATTCCCAATCTCTCCCGTACTCAAGTGCTTGTAGCTATTGGTGCAACAGCGATCGTTTTATGGATAGTCGCCAAATTGTGGTTGCGTTTTGGCAACTTTCCCCTATTTAAGTTGTATTGGTCGCCAATACATTTATGTTTGGGATTCGGGTTAGGTCTAATTATCACTATTTTAAGCAGTTTAGCTTATCACTTTTTTGCTGCCTATCGTCAAAGTGCAGACTATTACCTAGAAATGGTACTTAAACCTTTAGCTTTACCAGACCTGCTTTGGTTAGGTTTATTGCCTGGGTTAAGCGAAGAATTATTATTTCGTGGTGTCATGTTACCAGCTTTAGGAGCTAATCATTTAGCAGTAATTGTATCAAGTGCCTGTTTTGGAGTTTTACATCTGAGTGGTTCAGAACAATGGCCTTATGTGGTGTGGGCAACCATTATTGGCATCATATTGGGATACAGCACCTTATTAACTGGCAACTTATTAGTTCCAATTATTGCCCACATACTCACAAATTTGCTATCTAGCTATTTGTGGAAAACTCGTTCTTAG
- a CDS encoding DUF3326 domain-containing protein, protein MQRPYTAILIIPTGIGAAIGGYAGDALPVARVISQVCDRLITHPNVLNGASLYWNIPNSLYVEGYGLDKFAAGEWGLRPVHSNRVGLLLDQGIEPELMLRHLQTADAARATLGLNITDHVITDAPLNVELRISSSGASWGTIGNPDSLLRAAEKLIKNEKAEAIAVVARFPDNIDEEASQNYRYGQGVDPLAGAEAVISHLLVRHFQIPCAHAPALAAEPPDPHLSPRSAAEEIGYTFLPCVLVGLSRAPQFILSRQVSNSLQADIWADQVDAVIVPANACGSGTLLSLSEKQCQIITVAENKTLIQVPAAVLGIKSIQVNSYLEAVGVLVAHKAGINPYSLVINKGIGNKE, encoded by the coding sequence ATGCAACGTCCCTATACAGCTATTTTAATTATACCTACTGGTATCGGTGCAGCCATTGGTGGTTATGCTGGTGACGCATTACCTGTAGCTAGAGTTATATCACAGGTATGCGATCGCCTGATTACTCATCCCAATGTTTTAAACGGTGCAAGTTTATACTGGAATATTCCTAACTCTTTATATGTAGAAGGATACGGTTTAGATAAATTTGCTGCCGGGGAATGGGGTTTAAGACCTGTGCATAGTAACCGAGTCGGTTTACTTTTAGACCAAGGCATAGAACCAGAATTAATGCTAAGACATCTGCAAACAGCAGACGCAGCCAGAGCCACACTAGGATTAAATATTACAGATCATGTAATTACAGATGCTCCATTAAACGTAGAATTACGGATATCATCATCTGGTGCAAGTTGGGGAACAATAGGCAACCCAGACAGTTTATTGCGAGCGGCAGAAAAATTAATTAAAAACGAGAAAGCAGAGGCGATCGCAGTAGTTGCCAGATTTCCCGATAATATAGATGAAGAAGCCAGCCAAAATTATCGTTATGGTCAAGGTGTAGACCCCTTAGCAGGTGCAGAAGCCGTAATTAGCCACTTATTAGTCCGTCATTTTCAAATTCCCTGCGCTCACGCTCCCGCTCTGGCAGCAGAACCCCCAGATCCCCATTTATCACCCCGTTCAGCAGCCGAAGAAATAGGTTATACATTTTTACCTTGTGTTCTTGTCGGCTTGAGTCGCGCTCCTCAGTTTATCCTCAGTAGGCAAGTTAGCAATTCTTTACAAGCAGATATTTGGGCAGATCAAGTTGATGCTGTTATAGTACCAGCAAACGCTTGTGGGAGTGGCACCTTACTGAGTTTAAGTGAAAAACAATGTCAAATCATTACAGTTGCAGAAAATAAAACTTTAATCCAAGTTCCTGCCGCAGTCTTGGGAATTAAATCCATACAAGTAAACTCTTATTTAGAAGCAGTAGGTGTCCTAGTCGCTCACAAGGCAGGTATTAATCCTTACTCATTAGTCATAAACAAGGGAATAGGGAACAAGGAATAG
- a CDS encoding 2Fe-2S iron-sulfur cluster-binding protein, producing the protein MSKTYAVEINHQGTIYNLQVPEGETVLSVAETAGLELPASCHAGVCTTCAALITQGSVDQSEGMGVSPELQEQGYALLCVSKPLSDLKVETDKEEVVYQKQFGKD; encoded by the coding sequence ATGTCCAAAACTTACGCCGTTGAAATTAACCACCAAGGTACAATTTATAACTTGCAAGTTCCTGAAGGTGAAACAGTGTTATCCGTTGCAGAAACAGCGGGTTTAGAGTTACCTGCTTCCTGTCATGCAGGGGTTTGTACAACTTGTGCTGCTTTAATTACCCAAGGAAGTGTAGATCAATCTGAAGGTATGGGTGTAAGTCCAGAGTTACAAGAACAAGGCTATGCTTTACTTTGTGTGTCTAAACCTCTGTCTGATTTAAAGGTAGAAACAGACAAAGAAGAAGTAGTTTATCAAAAGCAATTTGGTAAAGATTAA
- a CDS encoding metallophosphoesterase produces MKLKRRQFLILGGVSTIGSGFLGWKFASQNSENPFLETVIAANPNPQDLLLRFVSVADTGTGARGQYAVAKSMNFYHQKNPYNTVILAGDNIYNKGEIEKIEAVFEKPYQPLLQQGVKFHACLGNHDIRTDNGNPQVQYPAFNMQGKRYYTFSKNNVQFFALDTNGNADWENQLIWLEKELSLSKATWKVVFGHHPIYASGHYGNNPKFIKIFTPLFKKYGVQLYINGHEHHYERTRAINGTTYVICGAGAGSRPVGRSKWTEYSTSNLSFATYDVYADRIEVQGIGTNNRVFDRGVISL; encoded by the coding sequence ATGAAACTTAAACGTCGTCAATTTCTAATTTTAGGTGGTGTTAGCACTATTGGTTCAGGATTTTTAGGTTGGAAATTCGCTAGTCAAAATTCTGAAAATCCATTCTTAGAAACTGTCATAGCGGCAAATCCAAATCCCCAAGATTTATTACTACGTTTTGTCTCAGTTGCTGATACTGGAACTGGTGCAAGGGGACAATATGCTGTAGCTAAGTCCATGAATTTTTATCACCAAAAAAATCCTTACAATACAGTGATTTTAGCTGGAGATAATATTTACAATAAGGGAGAAATTGAAAAAATAGAAGCTGTTTTTGAAAAACCTTATCAACCTTTGTTACAACAAGGTGTAAAATTTCATGCTTGTTTGGGAAATCATGATATTAGAACTGATAACGGTAATCCACAGGTGCAATATCCTGCGTTTAATATGCAAGGAAAACGTTACTATACCTTTAGTAAAAATAATGTCCAGTTCTTCGCTTTAGATACTAATGGTAATGCTGATTGGGAAAATCAATTAATTTGGTTAGAAAAAGAATTGAGTTTAAGTAAAGCGACTTGGAAAGTAGTTTTTGGTCATCATCCCATTTATGCTTCAGGTCATTATGGCAATAATCCCAAATTTATCAAAATTTTTACACCTCTATTTAAAAAGTATGGTGTACAACTTTACATCAATGGTCATGAACATCATTATGAACGCACTCGTGCTATTAATGGTACAACCTATGTAATATGTGGTGCAGGGGCAGGAAGTCGTCCTGTGGGTCGTTCTAAATGGACTGAATATTCTACCAGTAATTTAAGTTTTGCTACCTATGATGTTTATGCAGATAGAATTGAAGTCCAAGGAATTGGTACTAATAATCGTGTTTTTGATCGGGGGGTAATTAGTTTGTAG
- the pheS gene encoding phenylalanine--tRNA ligase subunit alpha produces the protein MTSNLEDQLLGLQQDGVAAIAAVNTLEALEELRVNYLGKKGQLGVLLRNMGKLSAEERPQVGAIANTVKEALQNSLDQQRAALESAQIQAQLEAETLDVTMPGIYRPQGRVHPLNGIIDQALDIFVGLGYTVAQGSEMETDYYNFEALNTPPDHPARDMQDTFYLPDGNLLRTHTSSVQIRYMEKEEPPIKIVAPGRVYRRDDVDATHSAVFHQIELLAVDEGLTFSDLKGTVKVFLQAMFGDLPIRFRASYFPFTEPSAEVDLQWNGRWLEVMGCGMVDPNVLKSVGYDPEIYTGFAAGFGVERFAMVLHQIDDIRRLYNSDLRFLRQF, from the coding sequence ATGACTAGTAATTTAGAGGATCAACTTTTAGGATTGCAGCAGGATGGAGTTGCAGCGATCGCAGCTGTGAATACCCTGGAAGCTTTAGAAGAACTCAGAGTTAATTATTTGGGTAAAAAAGGTCAACTAGGCGTACTTTTACGCAATATGGGTAAATTGAGCGCGGAAGAACGTCCTCAAGTTGGTGCGATCGCCAATACTGTCAAAGAAGCTTTACAAAATAGTCTTGACCAGCAACGTGCCGCTTTAGAATCTGCCCAAATTCAGGCACAGTTAGAGGCTGAAACTCTAGATGTCACCATGCCTGGTATTTACCGTCCCCAAGGTCGGGTTCATCCCCTCAATGGTATCATTGACCAAGCTCTGGATATCTTTGTCGGTCTGGGTTACACTGTGGCGCAAGGGTCAGAAATGGAAACAGACTACTATAATTTTGAAGCCCTCAACACCCCACCTGACCACCCCGCCCGTGATATGCAGGATACTTTCTATTTACCCGATGGTAACTTATTGCGGACTCACACCTCATCGGTGCAAATTCGTTATATGGAAAAGGAAGAACCACCGATCAAAATCGTCGCCCCAGGTAGGGTTTATCGGCGAGATGATGTAGATGCTACTCACTCCGCTGTTTTCCATCAAATAGAACTGTTAGCAGTAGATGAAGGACTAACTTTTAGTGACCTTAAAGGCACTGTCAAAGTATTTTTACAAGCAATGTTTGGCGATTTACCTATCCGCTTCCGCGCTAGTTATTTCCCATTTACAGAACCTTCTGCGGAAGTAGATTTACAGTGGAACGGTCGCTGGTTAGAAGTGATGGGTTGCGGTATGGTAGACCCCAATGTATTGAAATCTGTGGGTTATGACCCGGAAATTTATACTGGTTTTGCCGCCGGTTTTGGTGTAGAACGGTTTGCAATGGTTTTACATCAAATTGATGATATTCGCCGTTTATATAATAGCGATTTACGTTTTTTACGGCAGTTTTAA
- the surE gene encoding 5'/3'-nucleotidase SurE produces the protein MKLLISNDDGIYALGIRTLANTLAEAGHEVSVVSPDRERSATGHGLTLHQPIRAEIVEAVFHPSINAWACDGTPSDCVKLALWALLDSPPDLVVSGINQGANLGTEILYSGTVSAAMEGMIEGIPSIALSLTSYDHKDFQPAAKFAKLLVDQIAAQPVKDLMLLNVNIPPVSWEEIVGVTITRQGIRRYTDVFDKRVDPRGKTYYWLTGEVLEDVEPPPGLNVAANVPIDVEVIRKNFISITPLQYNLTYASGLQKLSQWDFKFP, from the coding sequence ATGAAATTACTAATTAGTAACGATGACGGTATTTATGCTTTGGGTATTCGCACTTTAGCTAACACCTTAGCAGAAGCCGGTCACGAAGTGAGCGTAGTTTCTCCAGACCGAGAAAGATCCGCAACCGGACATGGATTAACCTTACATCAACCAATTCGCGCTGAAATAGTTGAAGCAGTGTTTCATCCATCCATAAATGCTTGGGCTTGTGATGGTACACCTTCCGACTGTGTAAAATTAGCTCTGTGGGCATTACTCGATTCTCCTCCCGACTTGGTAGTATCAGGAATAAACCAAGGTGCCAACTTAGGTACAGAAATTTTGTACTCCGGCACTGTTTCCGCCGCAATGGAAGGTATGATAGAAGGTATCCCCAGTATTGCTCTGAGTTTAACCAGCTACGATCACAAAGACTTTCAACCAGCGGCAAAATTTGCCAAGCTTTTAGTAGACCAAATAGCAGCCCAACCCGTCAAAGATTTAATGCTACTTAACGTTAACATCCCTCCTGTTTCCTGGGAAGAAATAGTCGGTGTCACCATTACTCGACAAGGAATAAGACGCTATACCGACGTTTTTGATAAGCGAGTTGACCCCCGTGGCAAAACTTATTATTGGCTAACTGGAGAAGTTTTAGAGGATGTAGAACCACCACCAGGTTTAAATGTAGCTGCAAACGTGCCAATTGACGTAGAAGTTATCCGTAAAAACTTCATTAGTATAACTCCCTTGCAATACAATCTTACCTATGCCAGCGGACTGCAAAAACTATCTCAATGGGATTTTAAATTTCCGTAA
- a CDS encoding MBL fold metallo-hydrolase translates to MSRIENQFTVQFWGVRGSIPCPGPHTVRYGGNTPCVAMQVGGKRLVFDCGTGVHVLGQSLLSQMPVEGHIFFTHSHWDHMQGFPFFTPAFIKGNNFNIYGAIAPDGSTIEQRLNDQMLHPNFPVPLQIMQANLNFNNIQPGQPIHIDDITIETAHLNHPGEAVGYRVNWRGGAAVYITDTEHFPDKLDENVLWLSRNADVLIYDSTYTDDEYYSSKSPKIGWGHSTWQEAVKIAQAANVKTLVIFHHDPAHKDDFLDNVGKQAADKFPGAIMAREGLILQVPVLDSVSESLPITKS, encoded by the coding sequence ATGTCTAGGATAGAGAACCAATTTACCGTACAATTTTGGGGCGTGAGGGGTAGCATACCCTGTCCAGGTCCACACACCGTCCGTTATGGAGGTAATACCCCTTGTGTTGCCATGCAAGTGGGTGGTAAACGCTTAGTTTTTGATTGTGGAACAGGAGTTCACGTTTTGGGACAGTCATTATTGTCCCAAATGCCCGTAGAAGGTCACATCTTCTTCACTCACTCCCACTGGGATCATATGCAGGGATTTCCGTTCTTCACCCCGGCTTTTATTAAAGGTAATAACTTTAATATTTATGGGGCGATCGCTCCAGATGGTTCAACAATTGAGCAACGTCTCAATGACCAAATGCTCCATCCCAATTTCCCAGTACCCTTACAAATCATGCAGGCCAATCTGAATTTTAACAACATTCAACCAGGCCAACCTATTCACATTGATGATATCACCATAGAAACAGCACATCTTAACCATCCAGGGGAAGCCGTAGGATATCGAGTTAACTGGCGTGGTGGTGCTGCCGTTTACATCACAGACACTGAACATTTTCCGGATAAATTAGATGAAAATGTCTTGTGGTTATCACGGAATGCAGATGTTTTGATTTACGATTCTACCTACACAGACGATGAATATTATTCATCCAAATCACCAAAAATAGGCTGGGGACATTCTACATGGCAAGAAGCTGTGAAAATAGCCCAAGCGGCCAATGTCAAAACCTTAGTTATATTCCATCACGATCCTGCTCACAAGGATGATTTCTTAGATAATGTAGGTAAACAAGCAGCTGATAAATTTCCTGGGGCAATTATGGCTAGGGAGGGGTTAATACTTCAAGTTCCGGTTTTAGATTCCGTCTCTGAATCGTTACCTATAACTAAGTCTTGA
- a CDS encoding bifunctional riboflavin kinase/FAD synthetase: protein MLNLSQNGCSVWVAASIEQLLTPTAIALGKFDGVHLGHQRVIQPILHSVVGKQRREDRKKLSEDLPSHPTELSTLSAPQKSIYSTVVTFDPHPQEFFSGQRRSLLTPLEEKVEQLRSLGVQQLVLLPFNQELSALSPEDFVEKVIVQQLQCRKISVGEDFCFGKKRVGTAKDLQKIAARYDIPVTIVPIQTDTNNLPKNTDCTHNSGLMEDGRISTSSIRQSLETGDITKANRLLGRPYSLIGEVVTGQKLGRTIGFPTANLQPPTEKFLPCQGVYAVKVLIPSETPNNEPIQKMGVMNIGNRPTVNGTNSSIEVHLFDWSGDLYGQKIVVELVKFLRPEQKFSDLEALKNQIQLDSTIAREVLIGQY from the coding sequence GTGCTAAATTTGTCTCAAAATGGGTGTTCTGTGTGGGTTGCTGCTTCAATAGAACAGCTACTAACACCAACTGCTATTGCTCTTGGTAAGTTCGATGGTGTTCATCTTGGTCATCAAAGAGTAATTCAACCAATTTTGCATTCAGTTGTCGGTAAACAGAGGCGGGAAGATAGGAAAAAATTATCAGAAGACCTACCTAGTCATCCAACTGAATTATCAACTTTATCAGCACCCCAAAAATCTATATATTCTACCGTTGTCACCTTCGATCCCCATCCCCAGGAGTTTTTTAGCGGCCAACGTCGCTCCTTGTTAACACCCCTAGAAGAAAAAGTAGAACAATTGCGATCGCTAGGTGTACAACAACTTGTATTATTACCTTTTAATCAAGAATTATCCGCCCTTTCTCCAGAAGATTTTGTGGAGAAAGTCATTGTCCAACAGCTGCAATGTCGAAAAATTAGTGTTGGGGAAGATTTCTGTTTTGGGAAAAAACGTGTGGGTACAGCGAAAGATTTGCAGAAAATAGCCGCCCGGTACGATATACCAGTCACCATAGTTCCAATTCAAACTGATACAAATAACCTACCAAAAAATACTGATTGCACTCACAATAGTGGGTTAATGGAAGATGGACGTATCAGTACCTCATCAATTCGCCAAAGTTTAGAAACTGGAGATATTACCAAAGCTAACCGTCTATTAGGCAGACCTTACAGCTTAATTGGTGAAGTTGTGACAGGACAAAAATTAGGAAGAACCATTGGTTTTCCCACCGCTAATCTACAACCACCAACAGAGAAATTTTTACCCTGTCAAGGAGTTTATGCGGTTAAAGTTCTCATCCCTAGCGAAACTCCTAATAATGAACCTATACAAAAAATGGGGGTAATGAACATTGGCAATCGTCCCACCGTCAACGGTACAAATTCATCTATAGAAGTACATTTATTTGATTGGTCTGGTGACTTGTACGGTCAAAAAATAGTAGTAGAATTAGTAAAATTTTTACGTCCTGAACAAAAATTTTCTGATTTAGAAGCCCTGAAAAACCAAATTCAACTTGACAGCACTATAGCTAGAGAAGTTTTAATTGGTCAATACTGA
- a CDS encoding MoxR family ATPase: MREKIDALTQNLARTIVGKNEAVRLVLVALLGGGHALLEDVPGVGKTLLAKSLARSVDGKFQRLQCTPDLLPTDITGTNIWNPKTGEFSFMPGPIFANVLLADEINRATPRTQSALLEVMEERQVTIDGVSRLVPQPFFVIATQNPVEYQGTFPLPEAQMDRFMLSLSLGYPSESEEMQMLQNFQQGVQLSDLQPCISLEEVAQLRQLCSQVNIDKSLQQYILDLVRTTRQDEEITLGVSPRGTVALQKASQALAFILDRDYVIPDDVKFLAPYILSHRLIPRGGRNAKTVVDRILRSVAIP, encoded by the coding sequence ATGAGAGAAAAAATTGACGCTTTAACACAAAATCTAGCTCGTACCATCGTTGGTAAAAATGAGGCAGTACGTTTAGTATTAGTAGCTTTACTTGGTGGTGGTCATGCCTTGTTAGAAGATGTACCAGGAGTTGGTAAAACCCTGCTGGCTAAATCTTTAGCGCGTTCTGTAGACGGTAAATTTCAAAGATTACAATGTACCCCGGATTTACTCCCCACAGATATTACAGGTACAAATATTTGGAATCCCAAAACAGGCGAATTTTCCTTTATGCCAGGGCCGATATTTGCCAATGTGCTGTTAGCAGATGAAATTAACCGCGCTACTCCCCGTACTCAGTCAGCTTTGCTGGAAGTAATGGAAGAACGTCAAGTAACAATTGATGGTGTATCCCGTCTTGTTCCTCAACCTTTCTTTGTGATTGCAACTCAAAACCCCGTCGAATATCAAGGTACATTCCCCTTACCAGAAGCACAGATGGATAGATTTATGTTGTCCTTGAGTTTGGGTTATCCCTCTGAGTCAGAAGAAATGCAAATGTTGCAAAATTTCCAACAAGGTGTCCAACTAAGTGATTTACAACCCTGCATTAGTTTAGAAGAAGTAGCTCAATTACGCCAACTTTGTTCACAGGTAAATATAGATAAATCCTTACAACAATACATTTTAGATTTAGTGCGGACTACTAGACAGGATGAAGAAATTACTTTAGGTGTGAGTCCTCGTGGTACGGTGGCATTACAAAAAGCATCCCAAGCATTAGCATTTATTTTAGATAGAGATTATGTGATTCCCGATGATGTGAAATTTTTAGCGCCTTATATTTTAAGTCATCGTTTAATTCCTAGAGGTGGTAGGAATGCTAAAACAGTAGTTGATAGGATTTTGCGGTCTGTGGCAATTCCTTAA
- a CDS encoding DUF4277 domain-containing protein — protein MAKQRKPTCVGFKLLIFTSVYFETIACEHLVGTVVKPEYLNDDKLGRVIDKLFIKELDIIFFIIALKAARKCGVSLSTSHLDSSCFGQIAVEYQEQY, from the coding sequence GTGGCTAAACAGAGAAAACCCACCTGCGTGGGTTTCAAACTCTTGATTTTTACATCAGTATATTTTGAAACAATCGCCTGTGAACATCTGGTAGGAACAGTAGTAAAACCAGAATATCTCAACGACGATAAATTGGGGAGAGTCATAGATAAACTATTTATAAAAGAATTGGATATAATATTTTTTATTATTGCCTTAAAAGCCGCTCGAAAATGTGGAGTATCACTATCAACATCACACCTAGACTCATCATGCTTTGGTCAAATAGCAGTAGAATATCAAGAACAATATTAA
- a CDS encoding SH3 domain-containing protein, translating to MKVWSYLVVSLVLFGGVNAVISPAKAEEVCKVTDPTDTPLNVRDVPNGKIINQLKNGKEVYILEIAYDNKGRPWTKISGYHKGKYRVWGWVFREFISCYKR from the coding sequence ATGAAAGTGTGGTCTTATTTGGTTGTCTCTTTAGTTTTATTTGGTGGTGTTAATGCTGTAATTTCACCAGCGAAAGCTGAGGAAGTTTGTAAAGTTACTGACCCTACAGATACTCCTTTGAATGTAAGAGATGTCCCCAATGGTAAAATTATAAATCAATTGAAAAATGGCAAGGAAGTTTACATTCTAGAAATTGCCTATGATAATAAAGGAAGACCTTGGACAAAAATATCTGGTTATCACAAGGGTAAATATAGGGTTTGGGGTTGGGTATTTAGAGAGTTTATCAGTTGCTACAAACGCTAA
- a CDS encoding DUF2442 domain-containing protein translates to MLQDIIEVIPQENYQLYLKFADGKEGIVDVSQLVEFTGVFQTLQDLEFFKTVKVNLEWGTIYWDNGADLDPDVLYSVITGEPISTYHGNQYVKISH, encoded by the coding sequence ATGTTGCAAGATATTATAGAAGTCATTCCTCAAGAGAACTATCAACTCTATCTGAAATTTGCAGATGGTAAAGAAGGTATTGTTGATGTTAGTCAATTAGTTGAATTTACTGGAGTTTTTCAAACTTTACAGGATTTAGAATTTTTTAAAACTGTGAAAGTTAACCTTGAATGGGGAACAATTTATTGGGATAATGGAGCAGATTTAGATCCCGATGTTCTTTATTCTGTAATTACTGGTGAACCTATTTCTACCTATCATGGAAATCAATATGTCAAAATTTCTCATTGA